Proteins from one Deltaproteobacteria bacterium genomic window:
- a CDS encoding type II toxin-antitoxin system RelE/ParE family toxin: MAYNIVYKKSVHRDLKKLSRSDAKHILDLIETELTNKPESNPALKGRFAGLRKYRVGDYRVIYAVMDPDILILRIGNRKDVYKSEI; encoded by the coding sequence GAAGTCCGTCCACCGAGACCTCAAAAAACTGTCGAGGTCCGATGCGAAGCATATTCTCGACCTCATCGAAACGGAATTGACCAACAAGCCCGAGTCCAATCCCGCCCTCAAGGGGCGGTTTGCCGGATTGAGAAAGTATCGAGTCGGCGACTACAGGGTGATTTACGCCGTGATGGATCCGGACATCCTCATTCTCCGGATCGGCAATCGCAAGGATGTGTACAAAAGCGAGATCTGA
- a CDS encoding HD domain-containing protein, whose translation MNDAELEQALIQAMRQTFGSDTRRIDHALTVLGWAKMIRAAEGGDAKAVLAAAVLHDIGIQEAERKHGSSAGRFQEIEGPPIARKILEGLGMDQKRTEHVCRIVGSHHSARDINTLEFRILWDADWLVNIPDEYPEMDGERKKNLIRKVFKTGTGRDLALTELA comes from the coding sequence ATGAACGACGCTGAACTCGAACAGGCCCTGATCCAGGCCATGCGCCAAACCTTCGGTTCGGACACACGCCGCATCGACCATGCCCTGACCGTCCTGGGCTGGGCCAAAATGATTCGCGCCGCCGAGGGCGGAGACGCCAAGGCGGTCCTGGCCGCGGCCGTGCTCCATGACATCGGCATCCAGGAGGCCGAACGCAAGCACGGGTCCAGCGCCGGACGCTTTCAGGAGATTGAAGGCCCGCCCATCGCCCGTAAAATTCTCGAAGGCCTCGGCATGGACCAGAAACGAACCGAGCACGTCTGCCGCATCGTGGGCAGCCATCACTCGGCCAGGGACATCAACACCCTGGAATTCCGCATCCTCTGGGATGCCGACTGGCTGGTGAACATTCCGGACGAATATCCGGAAATGGACGGAGAGCGGAAGAAGAACCTGATCCGCAAGGTCTTCAAGACCGGCACAGGACGGGACCTGGCCCTGACCGAACTGGCCTGA
- a CDS encoding 4Fe-4S ferredoxin encodes MNALVLVVPALASLSLLLLAAHVLRNGFWGLAAALICGLALVAARLAWVQVVLAVTLGLGALLWTRSGIGLIHIRLLMDAPWIRLAVILGLVLVFILLALGLVLGEPGRRWFHRRTETALGGGTVFALVVGTLSLVSMLVPFPMLLAERYLPGSGPLEILALGIYAVTVWQAVLDPKNHRRLRPLIWGGFSLVFFLQFGLGLLGLDRMLMTGDIHLPIPALILAGPLYRGDGFFMLGLFLSTVLLVGPAWCSHLCYIGSWDLGCASQAKGSPRHLGPWHWIGRGLSLIMVMTIVWLLRTLGLPTTVAIAAALAFGLLGVGIMLFVSSRLGVMAHCNLWCPVGLAATTLGRISPWRLVMNEACTSCGLCIRSCRYSALDPARIRAGRPGLSCTLCGDCLAACPHDALELRIWNFPWPLARQAFLVLIIALHSIFLGLARI; translated from the coding sequence ATGAACGCCCTTGTTCTTGTTGTTCCCGCCCTGGCCTCCCTGTCCCTACTGCTCCTGGCCGCCCATGTCCTGCGGAACGGATTCTGGGGCTTGGCCGCGGCCCTGATTTGCGGCCTGGCCCTGGTGGCCGCCCGCCTGGCCTGGGTTCAGGTCGTACTGGCCGTCACGCTCGGCCTCGGGGCACTGCTCTGGACCCGATCCGGCATCGGCCTCATTCACATCCGCCTGCTCATGGACGCCCCGTGGATTCGGCTGGCCGTCATTCTCGGGCTTGTCCTGGTTTTCATCCTCCTGGCCCTCGGGCTCGTCCTGGGAGAACCGGGACGGCGCTGGTTCCATCGCCGGACCGAAACGGCTCTTGGCGGCGGCACGGTCTTCGCCCTCGTTGTCGGAACCCTGAGCCTGGTTTCAATGCTTGTTCCCTTTCCCATGCTCCTGGCCGAACGCTACCTGCCCGGGTCCGGCCCTCTGGAAATACTGGCTCTTGGGATCTACGCCGTCACCGTCTGGCAGGCCGTGCTGGACCCGAAGAACCACCGGCGGTTGCGGCCCCTGATCTGGGGCGGTTTTTCCCTTGTCTTCTTCCTCCAGTTCGGCCTCGGCCTTCTGGGGCTGGACCGCATGCTCATGACCGGCGACATCCATCTGCCCATCCCGGCCCTGATCCTGGCCGGTCCCCTCTACCGGGGCGACGGCTTCTTCATGCTCGGCCTCTTTCTGTCCACCGTGCTTCTGGTCGGCCCGGCTTGGTGCAGCCATCTCTGCTACATCGGTTCCTGGGATCTTGGATGCGCCTCCCAGGCGAAGGGCAGCCCCCGGCATCTCGGACCCTGGCACTGGATCGGCCGGGGCCTGAGCCTGATCATGGTCATGACCATTGTCTGGCTCTTGAGAACCCTTGGCCTGCCAACGACTGTGGCCATCGCCGCCGCCCTGGCCTTCGGCCTCCTTGGAGTCGGGATCATGCTCTTCGTGTCCAGTCGGCTCGGGGTCATGGCCCATTGCAACCTGTGGTGCCCGGTGGGCCTGGCAGCCACGACCCTTGGCCGCATTTCGCCCTGGCGGCTGGTCATGAACGAGGCGTGCACGTCCTGCGGCCTCTGCATCCGTTCCTGCCGCTACTCGGCTCTGGACCCGGCCCGCATTCGGGCCGGACGGCCCGGCCTGTCCTGCACCCTGTGCGGAGACTGCCTGGCCGCCTGTCCCCATGACGCCCTGGAATTAAGAATCTGGAACTTCCCCTGGCCCCTGGCAAGACAGGCGTTTCTGGTCCTGATCATTGCCCTGCATTCCATTTTTCTCGGACTGGCCAGAATATGA